The region CTCCAGCAGCTTTTCCATGCACCCCACCGCagggctgaggagtgtgattctCCGGTAATCAGAGCTCAACCTCTGCTGAACTCTGAACAGGTCAACGGCACCGTCACTCACTTAGCTGAGGTGGAGAGTTTAAGCCAATGTTGTGGAGATAGAAAAACAGCGTAGCTCCTGAAGCCACTGCCCTGGAGTTTGTACCTGCGGTTTAACCTGCCATTGAAGGGTAGCCTGGTCAATTCAAAAttcaactcaattcaattcaaaaatactatatgcattgacgtcacttccccactggaccagcccccttacttgcACTGAGTGGAAAAAATGGcaactagtaggggaaactgtAGAAAAGATGGGATagcagctgattatcggcttaaattaaaggcagttggacttgacagtgacgcgtacagttaccccaagaaccagtggtccatggacattaatatttggccatgaatccagtttcctgatatttatatgtacttaatttctaagccggggaaatacacgaagcaaagcttgaaggcatacaaaagtcttgacgcttggtcctacttcaagacaggatttgttgtagaaattaaagtgatgaggacactgaactttatgatttgaccgtttaacgttagctacccaaaaatccaacattacctgatacaaaatgggaaccaaaaatgcctggaatccagttgtttctgcgaactGCAGCGATCCATTAGTCTcacttaagcttatttttcagcagtctgtaaaacgataactctgatttcttgctaaatctatgagaacagtcgatcgcacaacagctctttcccattttagatgttttcgcatgctcaaactgaaagtctttCTGCcattcagtctttctgtcactcagtctttctgcgtaacccgctgtgaagtcgcatctgtgacgtcatacgcattccctctattgttgCAGTAGTCATGTTTTAATGATTCAAGTCTCTTAGGGAGTGATTGTGCAGGTTTATTGCTGTGGGCAGGACGCCGCTCGTCTGTGCTGCTGCAGATCTGAGGAAGTCTCTGACTGGAGACGCTGCGTTGTGAAGCCGATGCTGCTGAATCCTTCTTAGATTTTACGACTGAAGCCTCAGTTGctggaaactgaaaaaaaaaatgacacattAACCACTGGAGGGCTGTTTGAACCCTTTATCTCCTAGATTATCTACATAATCCCAATCTTTTGTGTTAATAAAGTGTCATTGTTGTAGTTTTGCTCCAGCTGGAGGATTTGCAACAATGCGTTTCCATaataacacaaacacacagtgctgaaaataatacataaataaaaagggttACAGAACAAGAAGAAGATGTTGCAGCGGGACCAACATTcatatttaatttcatttgttcCAGTCTGAAAGAAAGCAGCAGACGCACAGATGAAGCTGTTATATAGTAATTTATTAATTTTGGCGAATGTCCTCTCTGAAGGGCAATGTACAGCTTTAACCAGAGCCATAGTACAATACTTTATAATTACAACATTTACAGGTGCAATTGGCCTTTTTACAACAAACGACGGCGATGAGCGATCAAGAGAAACACCGAGAGAATGCGGTGGAACACGGGCAACATTGTTATTTCATGAGCAAGTGTTGAAACCTGCTCACTTTGCCAACAGGAAACGCGTTTGTCTTACTCACAGAGCGCCATGACATCATGTACATCATGATGCAACTCATGTCTTTACAGATGGATCACCAAATACTGTTAAGCAAAAGCATCAAAATTATTGTCCTCATCCATGTCAGCATCAGCGGTTGATGGGTTGTGAGTAACTGAGAGAAGCAGAGCTTAAACACAGACTCGTGTTGATGCAATGTGCTTGATAAGAGTCACACTGGTGCCGGGTCTCAGTCACGTGGGAAGCAAAAGCAAAGTTTTCTTGAAGTTTTTCACGCATTGGTATTCCACAACACCCATTCTGTCATAGAAACGGATAAAATATGCAGATGTAACAAGGTGGGAGCGCTTCAGGACCGAGTCAGCAATATCCACGGCTCCCATCTCCACACggaaaagggaaaggaaacattttaaacaagAACTTAATTAATGGAAGGTTAAAAAGGGACCAAAGGGAGAGGAAAGTCTGAGCCACACCAGCACAAAGCACTTATTTCACAGAAAAGAGCGTTGAACAAAAGAAGGGCGACGTCGATACAAGCAGGGGCAACAGCAAGAAGCCGAACACCTGAATGTTTCTGAGGACTTTATATTCTTTTATCAGCCGCCTCCGAGCGCCGTTTATCTAACTAGTCCAATTTCTAAGGATTAAAGTGATTACCTTTAACCCGAGACACCATTTTGGGgggattttttatgtttttttttgccttttatcTTACACGAgtattaataaaatatatatttctgtagatttaaaaaaaaaaaaaaaaaaaacgatgaaaacttgatttaaaattaaattgcTTGAGTTTTGAAGAGGAAAGTTATTCAATAATTTATAGCGTCACACTtccaaataataaataaacaaatgaataaataaacaggcAGGCAAGCAAACATtaacaaacacatttttttctcccagtatttttttttttttcatataaatgtCTGGTAATCCAGTGTCTGCTTTTGAGTTATTCTGGAAAAATAGTCTGATATAAGATATTTAGCACGCTGTGGAACAGTGTGAGAGCTCTGCAGTGGCGAGGATGATGCGGCAGGCAGCTGTAAACAAGTCTGCTGCTGCTACGCTGAGAGCGGCCACAGCAGTTTGCATCCATGTTTCCAATCTGGTAAAATAAAAAGATCAAATCTGTTTTGGATGGACATGAAGCAGGACGTCCGATCCTGGTCAGGAACAGGTAGAAACACTCCCTGTGCCTTAAGCCCTCCGGGTAACTCTCCCTCGCTTTGATCGGTCAGTCCTTCCTCTTTGAGggattaaaaaatacattttcttttaaattaaaagTGTTCTTTTCTCTGTATTTTCCTCCCAAAGCTTTTTGATGTGCTTTAGTGTCTGTTGCAGATTGTAACACACCTCAGAGGTTCTTCTTCTATAAAAGGTGTGTTTCAGAGAACTGTAGACCCCGGTGGGGGCCAGTAGTGTGTGTTGGTGATCTCTGTCGGTCTCCAGGGTGTAGTGAGTCCGGAGACGCGGTGCGGGTGTGTGGGCTAGAgtcctatggagccaaatcaaggccaaaagttttgctaatttgaaaataaaatttgaacctgaaaattgttttttacagtttcaatttaatttttttcggtatcagatctttttttcagtttcaaatctatttttcagtttcacgtcttttttttcagtttcacatctttttttttcagtttcacgtcttttttatttcagtttcaaatctttttttcagtttcaaatctttttttttcagtttcacgtcttttttatttcagtttcacatctttttttttcagtttcaaatttttttttcagtttcagacttttggccccgatctggcgtggggggcgtggcatcaattgagaggggcgtggcatcatgagtgacagcagaacagagaaggcgggggacgttcctcagtcatgttgccttcaggaaacgtaggttgcagaagttatcagtagaagtttgattcaacactgtatatacaccatattaaCGTGATTGgtagtggaaaaaactgatattagtgacacatttctgtttgaaaagctgttttagaccgtacttggtagtatgtggaagtgggaaatgtcaaatttaaagtgtggctgttgaactgtacagtctggcatagtttattgcttttatactgcgattggtgccaagtacggtctaaaaccgctttttaaacagaaatgtgtcactaatatcagttttttccactgccaatcacgtgaatatagtgtatatacagtgttgaatcatacttctactgataacttcggctacctacgtttcctgaaggcaacatgactgaggaacgtcccccgccttctctgtaatgctgtcactcatgatgctacgcccctctcagttgatgccaagccccccacgccagatccgggccaaaagtctgaacctgaaaaaaaaaattgaaactgaaaaaaaaagaagtgaaactgaaaaaaagatctgatactgaaaaaaataaaattgaaactgtaaaaaactattttcaggttcaaattttattttcaaattagcaaaacttttggccttgatttggctccatagagtCCGGGTGTGCGGGCTAGAGCACGGTGGCGTTGTGGCCCTCCATCCGGGGCAGCCGCGGGTCCTGCACTGTCCCCATAGTAACCAGTAAAGGCCGGCTATCCTCGGACATACCGCGGCCCAGGGGCATGGGCGGGGGGGCCGAGGTCCCCCGTTGGTGGGCCGCCAACGAGGAGGAGGGCATGGCGGGGCCCGCCTGTGGTGGGGGGATGTTGGCGTGCGGGGGTTCGTAGGACAGGCCCTGCTCCTGGTAACCGTAGCCAATGTTCCCACATGGAAAACGCCTCAGTCTGTAGAGCGGGACCGGGGGCAAGGTGGCCGAATCCAGGAGCAGGGGGGACTGTGCggcgggaggggggggtggaGGTAGCTGGGGCCGGCAcaggccctgctgctgctggtgctgctggtgcagcagctgcatctggtgctgctgctgcagctgctgctggaactGCTTGTGCTGGTGCTGGAGGCCCAGGGCCCCCGCCACCTCGGCCACAGTCCTGCTCACATGCTCCTGCCCCTCCCCGGGCACCCTGGCGCCGCTGCCCCCCACCCCCGCctgcctctgctgctgctgctgctgctgctgctgctgcttcatctgctgctgctgcaggaaccaGGAGCCGTACGTCGGGTTCCACAGGCTGGTGCTCTTGTCGCCCTGGCCGTCCTTCTCCTGCGGGTGGCCCTGGGCGAACGCGTGGTTGACGTGCCCCCCCTCCGAGCTGGGCTGGGCGGCCATGTGGAGTCCTTTGGCGGTGAGGGCGGTGAGAGTGGAGGGGGCCGCCGCGGCGACGACGGCGGCGTTGGCGGTCGTCATGGAGACGGAGGTCTGCGCGTGaggctgctggtgctggtggagGCACGGCTGGGACGGAGCCGGCGTCTGCGCTTTGGCCTCTGAGGACGTGTTGGTCACCACGGCGAcgtcccctctcctctcctccgtgGGATACGACGGCAGCGGCTGAGGAGCCTCTCCGTCGGGCAGGCGGGCGTTTACCAGCACGGTCTGGGCCGATGGGTCGTCAGAGCGGACAGGGACGCGCTCCTCCTCCTCGGGGACGGGTCCGTACTCCACCGGCAGAGGCGTGTTCACCACATCAGGGTCCTGCAGGGAGCAAATATCACATTATTCTCATACAGCTTCTCAGCAAGTCCAAAACTCTGCAGCAGAACTGCTGCTGGCCTGCTCTGATAGAAGGgctcacatcaccccagtcctaaaaactcttcactggctccccgtccctcttccttttaactttaaaatcttGGTGCTGACTTTCAGAACTTTCCATGGTCAGGCCCCCTCCTACACCCAGGACCTactatgactacgtttacatgcagtcaaaattcaggttaaggtcaatattccggttactgaaacattcggaataatctgtttacatgcgtgagcaaacagggttatccctgtatacatggtaattaataatttgggatatctccatcaaaacagcgacgcacggagaacgtgatgacgcaattctcGTCATtttcacttcttcttcctgtatccaaatccaataCAACAAcaagcaacactttggataatgaacagcccattAGAAGTCGCTGTGAAGTTAATCAAACTTCTGAACTAGTTAGTCCTCATGAAactatcacatgttaacagatgacagggcAGCCCTTCCTGAGTTCTGTCAGGGGGGTCGACTGTCCCACAACTGTCTCATTGTTAGCCTGGACCATCTGTTAAAGACCCCCAAGAAGTTCATGTTTTTGTCCAGGAAGGCATTTGACCCCTTGACCTTTGTGTTCTTGTAAAGACTTTAAGCtaaagatgtctgtttgtttcttcataccaagcctctttaactgaaaatgtcacatgtgtgacctTTCTAACCTCGATGTCTGTTTCTCCATCTGTTTCCTTCCATTGTCCATTCACTGTTCCTAATATGGTAATgttcctgtcaaagtttctaAGTTTTTAAGAGAGTCATGTTGCTCTGCAAGCTCTGACTTTgcttcccttctgcagaaggccttaAAAATCATTCTAACAGTCTCTCTGTCTTTCCTGGTTATGAATTTATGTTATGTTGATTTAGGGATCCAACAGTCGCCTTCTTTTGCgctttggtgctggtactgaTCCACCACCAGGACTTAACACTATTCCTCGTCGCCTTCTTCATTAATGGAAGGTGAGAACGTGAAGAAATGGCAAATGGAGCAAGAGCTATGCCATCCATATCCATGGATATGGATGTGCCGACTGGCCGACTGGCGTGAGAATTTCAATATGTcgcttcctggactcaaaagagcaaGATTCCCTGCGAAAAGAActtgcgcagaaaacaaatccatgttccgtttgatggggatatcccattaggcatttacatgaccaaatattcaggttagaaaagaagtaacccaggggtcatattcaggtttttcaaaaccggaatatgagcaaattctggtttaCATGGTCGTGCGTAACCAGGTAATTGCTTATATTccagttagaaaagggttattgactgcatgtaaacgtagtctgatCCTACACTCCATCTCGGAGGctgaggtcatgtgaccagagccTGCTCATGGTCCCTCGTACCCCCATGAGCCTCTGGACCGATCTCCCGCCGTCTCTACGTTCTCTGGACTCCATCGATGCTTTTAAGAGcaaacttaaaacccacctgtttctccaagcttttaaacatcagtAATGAGAGGGGTTTTTAAACCaccatgttgattttatgtacttttattctaggagtTTTTATGGGTATTATCTTGTTATTATCGTATTTCTGTCACAGTTtggtcagttcctgttttattttgaaacccgtgtctgtGTTCTGTCATTACTTCCCCTTACACAGTATATTTTCAAAGGTGACACACATGTAATGACCAAGAACCACTATGtggttgaaatcattagttttggTATCCAAAGTCCTCTCAAAATCTCCAGTCATGTTGTTTGAGTCATAACTGGAGACCTGAAACCTGCAGATAGATACTGGAGAAACATTATGGGTTTTATgttcttccatccatcatctatacccacTAATTCCTATTTAGGGTACAAAAGTATGATCAAAAGGAATAAACAAAAGTGTGTGCAAAAAGTATGCTTATTAGCTTCAAAAGAGttgttttcactttgttttatttttgtatagTCACGTCCAGTGACGTGACGGTGTAGCTGCGGAGGCGGTTTTTACCTGTAAGCAGTAATCAATCCTCTCCAGAATAGTTGAGAAGTTTGGCCTGTCTTCAGGCTGGTGCTGCCAACTCTGAGTCATTATGCGATACCTGAAGATACACATGAGCGGTGAATGCACGAGCACACAAGCAGAAAATAGTTAATTACTTCTCCTTCATGCAGCTGCAGAGAGGGAAGATGCTCCCCTGCTCTGGTTCTCCTGCTTATTTAACAAATGCCAGATAAATCTATTGTAACAAATTAATCTTTGCTACTTGTTTTGATTGTTTCATGCAGGATTTGAAGTCTGAAGGAGCTTTAAACGGCTAATGCAGATTACAGATTTAGCGGCATTGGGTTTTTTTCCTTCCATTTCTGATCATTTAATCCATTATTTGTTATGGGACCTGCAAGATCTTCAAATAACTGAGCACTGCACGGTCAGGATGGTTTAATGGTTATACAGGAAAACATGAAAGGCAGATTGGTACATATACcagtctgtgtgtatatatatatatatatatatatatatatatatatatatatatatatatatatataaataaaatgtgcacagtatatgtatatttttaacTCATTTATTTTCTGCATTTTCTGCATCTCCGTCACACAGCCTGCATATGCTTTTACATATTTCACATGCGAGGCGGCACATTAAAGGGTGAGAGTGcgatttggaaatgtttttcagCTCGCTCTCAGCTCCCCACAATTTCCTCAAAACTGCGTGGCAAACATGAAAGAAAGCGTCTGTGTGGCGCTGAAAGGAGTGGAAGGAATCTCCTGTGAATTTTCCCTGACAGACTTGAGGTCACAACTAATCTACAAGTGAATATCAAAGAATGGAAGGTTCTTTCATGTCTGTGAGCTTCTTGTTTGGATCTACGTGCATCAACAAGAACGTACCATCCAGCGGTCGGCCTTCTTTACGTCTATGAAGGAATTTAATTGGACCTCAGGGGGTTTGTCATAGTCAGATGAACcctcagcgtgtgtgtgtgtgtgtgtgtgtgtgtgtgtgtgtgtgtgtggcacttACACCGGCCCCGGACAGTTTTTGGGCGGGTCCATTCTCCCACCGTTGGTGACGAactccagcacctcctggttGCTGCGGCTCGGGTACGGCATGTAACCCAGGGAGAAGATCTCCCACAACAGAACCCCGAACGACCTTTACCGGAAGATCCAGACAACGATAAATTAGCTTTGATGTGAGAAGCAGAGTGTGTGAAACGAAGCACAAACGGAGTCATAAATGTGGCATCATCAAACATGAACGTGAGCGTGGGAATGGAGGGAGGACGGAGgaactagtgttgtttttgtcagcctgtttcagttttagttttagtctagtctttgggtcgagctatcattttagtttttattagttttagtcacgttcattctccttttagtcgtgtcaagtttcagtcgactaaaagtctgagcattttaatcttattttagtcagagttgtccaggaccattttagtctcgttttagtcaaagattgtatttagcccaggagtcggcaacccaaaatgttgaaagagccatattggaccaaaaacacaaaaaacaaatatgtctggagccgcaaaaatggctgcaaatgtagcatgtTAATGTCTTTCCAAATTACTCTATTTGTTACGCAAATCTATGtaaaagtattagggccaggcaggagaaaaataaaaatactattttagaggaggaagattttttttttcattatgcacttcgagaaaaaagtcaaatgtcgagaaaaaagtcaaaatgtcgagaaaaaagtctttttttttgttgaaaaaagtcaattttttaaaaaaaaagtcaatatcttttgaaaaaagtcgaaatgtcgagaaaaaagtcaaaatgtcgagaaaaaagtcgaaatgttgagattaatgttgaagtacaattttgagaaaaaagttgaaatgtcgagaaaaaagtcaaaatcttttgaaaaaagtcgaaatgtcaagaaaaaagtctaaaggttatcttaatattatattattgttaccttatagactcaagaatacattcattccagatacagaagacgctctaatttgagtttacaaaatattcatttttctttcgacgacacattgggttttcttttccacgtctatgtaggaaagtgtatccaaagatggctcttcttcttctcccagccccagagcagatccccatgTGGCGGCCATCGGCCCCTtcctctatgtaactttgtttttaattgtcgcgaacctagagctctgcgttaacggcgtcagcctctaactctgcagctgcatcttctggatctgattccccgctgcagcgactggaattgaggactaacgtcacccagcagaactaaaccagagaaaatactgaaaacatggacattaaggatctttggtagaacatttcgtctcatctcattttggtcaatgaaaatggagacacattttagcagagtttttattttgtaatctacattttagtctagtttttatCCGTCTACGATATTCCATTATATATTAaatcatcgttatcgtcacatgaccagcattttcgttgcgtcttgtctcgttttcctcagttaaaggttcgttgacgacgatatttagtcataattttcgtttcGTTTTGGGTTGGAGGAAAGTGTTCAGGATCCTCACCATGTGTCTGTTTTGGATGTGAAGATTCCCTCCATAAAGGCTTCGGGTGGCATCCACTTCACGGGCAACATGGCGCGCCCTCCCTTCCTGTAATAACTGGccctgcacacaaacacacacacacacagttccaTTATCAAAACAATACATGATATTGTGTTTGGTTTGCTGACCATTTTAGATGAAACACAGACACCATCGCTAGGCAACAAGGCTGATCTCAGAAGCTGAATGTATGTACAAGAAGCAAATTCTTAATGCTTCTGCCTTGTATCAGGCCGGAGTGAGAATCCCTCTGTTTCACGCCAGGCTGAGTCTGTCTGAGCCGTTTCAAATGCTGCCTTTGCTTTGTGACGGTGGAAAAATGATCTGATCTATCTGATTTTGGTGCTGATAGGGGTCACTGCCTGGTTGGCGCCTTCGCCCCCCCCGCGTGAAACTCCTTGTGAGACAGATGTGTCACGTTGTGAAAATGTGAAGTGGCTGCAGCTCGGCTCCCTATCCATCAAAGTGTCCGCCGAGAAAACAAATACTCCCGCAAAGTTCACGGGTgttatttctgtctttatttacTTCATTTGGCACTATGTACTGCTTCAGAGGAGGACTCGGGTTTGCTACTTCATTTTGTCGTAAAAATGTGAGCCTTtcacattttgtatttattttttcataaacATTGCACGTccttaataataaaacagaGAACGGGGCTGGGCGGTTGCCAGGTTGAGTCCAGGGAGATTTTCAGGGTAAAAAGTAGTGGGAACACCTTCTCCActttacaaataaatgaaatcccGGCTGCCCTGCTGCAGCTCCGCCCGGCTGCACAGGATTGACTTGTAAATACAGCGGGTGCTTCTGGAGTATTAGGGTGGTCAACGTGAGGCAGGAGTTAAGCTGGTTCTCCCTGAACAAATAAAGAAATTGAAAAAGGAAGCAGAACCGCCGGTGCATATTAACAAGATGCAAATATGACAGCACAGGAAATTGTTGctccaaagaaataaaaacaagccaAAAAAATGGATCCTGTCAGATCCATCATCAGATGTTTGTGTTGTGTTCAAGAATGTGTTCACAGCGGGGCTGAGGGCTGATCTGGGGGGGTGGAGGCccttacttcattaaaaagtaactcagttagtaactcagttacttagatcAGAAAGTAATGAGTTACTATTAAAAGAAacgttttagttactttaaaaaaccaatattattttaaatgctcccattaatcccctctagccttcatttcagcaggtactgtatggatttgcattgtgccttgtgttctgcattctgattggctaaacagtctccccgcttcttcacttcctgtgtcaataacgttggtttcttagcaacaagctgagaacggccaatgaacttcagcagcagctgaagaacgggagcctttgatgaatcgtttatt is a window of Cololabis saira isolate AMF1-May2022 chromosome 16, fColSai1.1, whole genome shotgun sequence DNA encoding:
- the LOC133462183 gene encoding ALK tyrosine kinase receptor-like, which encodes MEGDGEVIISPVQNCSHCESGECHGLNDDLICYCEGDLVLDEDGVSCINVTDPSPQSPQPSLSHLALGLSVGTSALIAALLLVVSGVMIMYRRKHTELQSIQLELQSPDCKLSKLRASTIMTDYNPNYCFAGKTASVNDLKEVPRRNISLTRGLGHGAFGEVYEGLAVGIPGEPSPLQVAVKTLPEVCSEQDELDFLMEALIISKFSHQNIVRCIGVSLQAMPRFILLELMAGGDLKTFLRETRPRLEQPSSLTMVDLLNVARDIAKGCQYLEENQFIHRDIAARNCLLTCKGSGRVAKIGDFGMARDIYRASYYRKGGRAMLPVKWMPPEAFMEGIFTSKTDTWSFGVLLWEIFSLGYMPYPSRSNQEVLEFVTNGGRMDPPKNCPGPVYRIMTQSWQHQPEDRPNFSTILERIDYCLQDPDVVNTPLPVEYGPVPEEEERVPVRSDDPSAQTVLVNARLPDGEAPQPLPSYPTEERRGDVAVVTNTSSEAKAQTPAPSQPCLHQHQQPHAQTSVSMTTANAAVVAAAAPSTLTALTAKGLHMAAQPSSEGGHVNHAFAQGHPQEKDGQGDKSTSLWNPTGARVPGEGQEHVSRTVAEVAGALGLQHQHKQFQQQLQQQHQMQLLHQQHQQQQGLCRPQLPPPPPPAAQSPLLLDSATLPPVPLYRLRRFPCGNIGYGYQEQGLSYEPPHANIPPPQAGPAMPSSSLAAHQRGTSAPPPMPLGRGMSEDSRPLLVTMGTVQDPRLPRMEGHNATVL